The Engystomops pustulosus chromosome 2, aEngPut4.maternal, whole genome shotgun sequence genomic interval ACTGTGAGAAGTGTATCAGGTAGAAAGACATCTCTATGTATTTGAAACAGGGCAGTATAATTTACCATTATGAGCTAAACTGAAGCTGGTTTAAAAATTTGAAGCATAATacaagtttcctttaaacttATATTCCTTTATAAACCAAGAGCTAAGAAAGTGGATAAAACAAACAAACTCTGCCCAGTGTGCagaactatatactgctatagaAAAGGGGGTATAACAGGCTTGTGATACTTAGTAGGACCAGTGCAGCCACTGTCAGGTATtccatatatatattgtgtgtgtttgtatgtatatatatatattggatgcCATTATGAGAGGAGAGCACTGAAGTATTTACATGACTCGTCTGCCCTACATCATAAGCACCATACATTATTGAGGTTATATGTGTAGGCTGGGAATTTTCAGGTCAGGGCTCAGTAAACTATTAGTAAGACTATCACATGTTTAACAGAAATAAACTGCAGATTAAGCATTTACAACCCCATTTTGTAATTGAGAAAAACACCTATATGTCAGAACAATATAGGAAGGTGAATATCAATTGGGGAAAATAATGAATTCATGAAGGTcagaagattattttttttactaggtTTCTCAATTAATAGCTTGGATGGCATGTGTGGCATCAGCCAGGTATACAATAATTGagaataatgtttcccatcatcCTAAGGGCATTATATATTAATAGAAGGTAGGTTATACAgaggctcctgctctataatataggCCTACCAATACCAACTCTCTTGCTGTGGGTGAATAGTCCCCAATGTCTTATGAGAATGGTATAAAGTCATATTGGATAAAAGATCGATAGAGAATATTGTTAGATGAGGCATCAGCTCCTGTATATCACAAGACTATTGAAATTTTAAAGACCTATGCATAtggacaggtatatatgtatgtatgtatgaaaaaaaaacatgtataggTTGCCAAGAGCATTGCAGAAATGTATTcctatttattacattttctcagtaaaagaaaaataatatgtaAGTGTTCACAGCTGGAAGAAAGTGGCTTTCTTtatgcaaaattttttttaattttttgaaagaTTTATAAAATCTTCCCAAACTACTGTATTGTATTTCTAACCCAATGACTTTCATAATAAATATGTTCTGTATACTTTTTAttgtaaatttatatatatatatatatatatatatatatatatatatatatatatatatatagagagagagagagagagagagagagagagagagagagagagagagagagagagagagatatttaGTGCATGTGTAATGCTGTCCCCCCATTATTctctctatatttatatatatactatttattgtatatgtataggtCTATAGGAGAATTTCAGCATTTTATTACTTATGCCAAAAATAACCAACAATGTAATAATTAAATGAAAGTATAGAATTGAAGTATAATAAATaatggctgtgtgacatgggcTCCATCATTCTGAGCCGGTGTCATCTCTCCACTATCATGAAGCACTTCTAGAGATGATGGCTTTGGACCTATCCCTATATAAATGATGACAATATGTTTATGGAGAACagtatttttaatatgttttcccTTAAATAAGGCAACGTGATAAAATAAGTTAGACGAATACAAGAAGTCCACATGGAAAATACAGGGGTTGATATATAGAATAAAGCGATCCACTCTCTGGCTGTATTACTATGGAGTATACACTCATGTACATGTTCCAGCACTTGCTGATACTTGCAATGGGTTATGGTAACATTCCTAAAATTGTGTTAAAGCTAATATTGAAGTAGAAAGTGATATCTGAGGTATTGTACTAAAGATAAGCATATCTGACACAGGGTGGTATTCATAAGTTTATTTCAGGTTGTGATCTCTTGAGGTGGTCTCCGCTCATCACCACCAGTATAACATTCAATATGTGTGACACAGTGACTGACTGTATAATACAAAGCATAGTCATCGATCCTAGTCGGATTTACACTGTAATCTGTGAGAATAAGGCACCAGAGGCAGGCAACCAATGTCAGCCATGGTTATTCTAGTAATATACAGGTACCCACATCTTCACAGTTGgcacataatataatatactggATGATTGCCTATCTACAGTCAGCACATTAAATTACACATAAACAGTCCTTGCCCCCCTCCCATTAGTGGTTATTGTGTTGGCTCTTCTAGGAGTGCAGGCTTTGGTCTCAGCATAAGGCACTGTACCAAGAGGGTTGGGGTTGATTTGGTTTTGACATTGCTCCAATGTAATAATGTCTTTGGTGTTGGGGTTAGGgttgtggaggcaatgggggatTGCACATGTAATAAAGCATAGATGCTCAGCTCCTGATTCTGGAAACCTGAGCTTATTGCTGTAAAGCACTGCAGCCGGAGTTAACCCCCGCTGGACTGGAGAATTGCTGCTCTTACAACTTACTGGGCACCAAGTGGTATAATGGTTAAGGCACAAAAGCCTCCAAGAGGCCTCATCATAATACAAAAATATTCATATAATACACTGTGCAGACAGCACAAATCAGTATTCCCAGCACAAGTCAGTATATTGCTTTGCTCCCCCAGAAATGTGGGGGTGAGGGAGAGTTGGGGGGAAATAATGACTGGGAAGGGAGTTGTCACTTCTAGGAACTGAACACTCAGACTGTGGGTGTGAGAGGACCCTGAGGCGTTTCGCAGTGCCCCAACCTGGCAGGCAACACccctctctgctgtgctcttcaTGTGGTCATCATCCCTGATGTGTATGGGATGTCATGAAGTGCCACAACCAAGTGCTTCCCTGTCACTTTGGTAGAGATTAGCTACTCGTCTCCTGACTTGTAAGGGCAGTAAAGTAGGGATGGTTGGCTCAGCATCTGTCATGCATTGTTGTGGCTCAGTGAAGGCGGTGAGATTGCATAGCAGGCAGACTACTGAGTCATTCTTGTTCTTCAGAAACAGACACACAAGGAGTAATGTGAATTCTCTGAACTCTAGGAAGTCAGCGTCAAGGGTCTTCTATCGACCTCCTGCATAGTAACTAGAGTTGCAGATGTTACATGTTGTTCTGGTCATCCCCAATTCATTGCCACAAGTCAAGGGCAGCTAAGACGCACATCGCCCTGGTAATAGTCATTGCTAATCGTCTGCCAAGTGGACCTAGGAAAGCCTCTTCACATCTTTGCAGGGCATTTAAAAATTGCATAGCTATTGTACATTTGGGAAATACTGATTTCTGCATCTGATTGTCCTtacaatacaaaagaaaaaaaatacaatattactTTTATATAAACGTCCATCGTTCATAGGACAAGAAGCAGCAACTCTCACCACTACCTTGGGCAGAGGAAAGGTTGTCTACATGGTGGAGGGGTTTTCTTTTCTTGTTCCTGTGGGATAGTGCACCAGAGCATTTGCACAAGTCCCTCTGAAAGTGCTTCCCCAATGTGACAACTCTGCCTGGTCACAGATGTAAGCTGCCACTTCATAGTCTTTGGCAATGAGGATCTGGAAGCCCAGAATAATGGGCATGGCTAGTACGGAAATATATTGTCTGTATTGTCTTTGTTGGTGCAAATGTTTTTGATTTTGGGGCACCTCTGATTTCTAGACCCAGAAAAGGAGGTTGTTAGGGAGAGGAGAACCGTTCAATTATCCTACTATCACTGCCCAGGTGCTGACTTTGGGTTAGGACCTCTGCAGCTTTCTCCTGGGTTAGTCCAAATTGTTCTGCTGTGAATTTAGCCAGAGGGTAGAGACTCTCAATCGTTTTAGGGTCATTGAGAAAGTGTGAGGTCTGAGACAGGATTTCAGCTGCTTTCTCTTGTTTAAGGCCTAGGTGATCTGCAGTGAACTTGGCCATAGCATAGACACTGTCAGGAAAGTCCAGCTTGGGTTTTCCATCTGGTCCAGTGGTGTGCATTTTCATGTGGCTAATGAGGTTTCTCTGCTGAGCAAACTTCCCCCCACAGACCTGACACTCATAGGGTTTTTCTCCAGAATGGATCCTCATGTGCTCTGTCAGGCGGTATTGTCTGGTGAAACGCATCCCACAAGCATCACAGGCAAATGGCTTGAGCCCCAGGTGGCTCCTCATGTGACGGGTCATTGTCCCCCTCTGGGTAAACTTCTTTCCACAAATACTACAAGGGTAAGGACGAGTTAGCCAATGAGTCTTCTCATGCTGGCGCAAGGTGGCTGGGTCTTTGTAGGACTTATCACAGGAAGAGCACCTGTAGGGCCTGATGATGTCACCCAAACTTTGGCTGGTCTTATCTAAAAAAGGCACTGGTGGCTCCATACTGTCCTTGTGGTAGAGCTCTTCTTCATTGTGGGCTTCCACATGGGCATTGAGTTGCTCACTGCTAGGGAATCCTTTCCCACAAGGAATGCAGACATATAGGTTATCTCCATAGCTTTCTGGATCATACAGGTGGTTACAGTGGTACCTCTCAAGATTAGAAGAGGGTGAGGGGTCTCCACTGCTGCCAGTCTCTTCGCTGGTACTTTTATCATCATCTGGCTCATTACTCTCCATGCTGGGGTATCTGGGTTGCTGGGATAAAGGGGAACTCTCGCCTTTCTCCTCTCTGTCCAAGTCTTTCTCTCTGTCACTTTCATCCACATAACTTCCAATTGGCTCAGGTTTCATCCAGTCAAACATCAGATCACGAGTGTCAGTCCTCAGGTGGGCATTGGAAACACTGTGTCTGAAGGGTTCTGGGTGTGAGGCTGGTGGGGTGCTGCTGTTGTCCAGCTTGGGGTAACCATGAGATTGGTCTTTATAAGAGTTGCTGGTGGTCAGAACGCTGGCACCAACTGGGGAGCTGTCTTGTCTGCCTGACATGGGGGGATCTCTGCTGTCAGGTGCATCTGGGTGGAGCTGGTTAGAAGGTCGGCTTGGGCTTTTCTTGGTTAGATCAAGTCCACACATAGGAGAGCAATGCCTCTCTGGTGGGCACAGCCCATGCTGGTGCAACTGGTTCCCCTGAGATACAGAAGCATAGAGCTCTCCACAGTGAGTGTTAATGGGGTTCACCGGTTCTCCAGGTGGGATGTCTACTGGTCTTGGAGTTGAATTGAAACATGATTGTATGACAGGGGTGGTAGCTCTCAGCCCCCGCCCAAGACTCCCATAACCTGGGAAACCCGATGTCCTTACATTGCAGTATTTTCCATTTCTCTTCAGCTTCTTCTTGCATAGAGACACCAGGTCAGCTATCTGCAGGTAGCTGGCAGCTGCCAGCACTGCCCCAAAGAGCTGCTCACTGGTGGGCTCCCCATCACCCAGTCTGCCGGTGTAAATGAAGTCTAAGATGATCCTGAAGATGCTGGGGCTGACCATCTCGTGGTCCAGGTTGATCAAGTTATCATGGACAACCAATGATTTCAAGTAGACACTGCTAGCAGCTAAGATGTTCTTATGTGCCCTGAACAGGGCATTCTGTACCACAATGATCACATCACACAGGAAGCCTTTAGTCCTCTGGCTGTTCAGCTGCAGGAGAAGTTGCCTGGCATGACTTGGTACCTCCATGGCATCCAGCATCGTGTTCAGTTGTCCACCTTCAGAAACACAGACATATCAAACATCAGTTATTGAATTCTGAATATATAAGGTTTAACAAACAAATGAAAAATAAGAGCAAACCATTTACATGATGTGGGCACTGCCCGCACTGGGCATAGTCTCAAATACCAATATTATGATTGCCAATGACACTTATAGTGTTGAATATTCCAATATAAATAGATGTAGTACATGTCAAATATTTTATACAGCATCGGAGAAAATTCGAGATATTGTCCAGAATTCACCAGCAAAAATTTCTAGTATTATCTATTCATGTACAGAACAAAGTGATGGCCTctcctaaaatataaaaaaagaaatgtatatatatatacacatgtgtgtgtgagtgtgtttcAAATATATCCATAGATAGATATCGCCTCCTGATCTGAGCAGTACCGCTGAGTAGTAAATGTAAGACGCAGGGGAGatagtataaatgtgtatgtataaggaCATCCTAGTAATAATCATGTAGTCAGAGGATTAAGGTGTGTGAGGGGCTGAGTGTGAGCGGTAGGTACCTGGGTGAGAGGAGGCAGCATGCAGTATGACAGAGACTCTGCTGTCAGGGGTAGGTAGTAAGTGCGGAGCTTCCCAACCTTTCCTCCTCATCATGGTGTCCGATGCCTTGTGCCACCTGATCTCCTATACATAGAGCTtttatcccctgcacatgtgggGCTGGGGGTGGCTACAATCCCTCCTAGGCATTAGTACAATGACATCATCAGCCCAGATCAGGAACCAGCAGCTTCACATCACCCCCACCTTCCTGGAGCCCCTGACAGGTGTCCCCCTCACAGATACAGACATTATCTgctattatatgatatatctgggTCATTCCCTGGTGTACAATTATCAGAAGGACATCCCCAGGTTGTCActtgctcctctgctgccacaTGTAATGAGCTCTGAACTATTATCTCACATCTGGGTGGGATCCCCCTTCTTGTGCCTATGTGTAGGGGGGATTTATGGCTgcgatcactagccctaatctaCTGTGACTTATAGATCTGATAAGGAAAGTGAGAGAATGGAGAACAGAACAAGATTTACCTTCTATTCTTACATATGACACGAATTTGAATTTATGTGCAATCCTAAATTATTTCTTTTTACAGAACatagataataatagtaatagacGGAGGGGATATGTTtcctaataataatcatcatcatcacagCTCGAAATTATAGTTTCCATTTATTTTACTTGATTACAGATTTTTCTTAAACGGGATTTGAAttagaaatatagtaaaaaaataattgtattatatattttaattaatactaataataaatgcGTGAACAATTATACATTAGTtttcataataaaaatattatcacTATTAGAATGATTATTACACTATTATCATCATAATTCTTTatctttttaatatattataaGTTCCAATAAATTTCCCCGATCTTCTCGCACCCAAACTTAATCTGATCCTCCTTCTATCACACATTATATTATTTCAACATGTCCACATTCAGCAGGACCGAAATAGATGTTATGTACAGTTTTTTTCTGACTATTTTCCCCTTTTCTTCCTCTATTTCATGCATTCACCTGTCTCTTATATGATTTGTGTAAAAGATTTTGTAGAATTATTTGTAAacattttgtatcttttttttgttgctgtcCGACTGTCACCTAAGAAATGGGGACAGATTAGTCTATTTTTAATACTTAATACTTGTTACTACTTAATGCTAAAATATAATTTAATCTATTATCAAGAATACATCCTAATTATAATGATATTCCCACTaatactattaataataatatttgacATTTACTTATCTCCTTGTTAcggctgtttttattttttttactcgccTTAAAACTTTGCTAGAATCTGACATTCACTCATTTATTATCAGTAAAACTTTTTAAAgtacttttaaaattttgttgactttaacattttttttacaaatttttctaCACATTTCTCGCTTTCATTTGTGCTTTTTCTATACTATAACTCCATCTATCTGCAGGACACAGTGACCCACATTGTGATGTGTGATACTACAACGCAGGACAGAGGGAGAGATGTAGATTTATTATCATAATTAGtatggttaataataataataatactattttTTAACTAAATACTCTCTGTAGTTAGAGGATCTcaggatattaaccccttccacaCTGTGCTGTCTTATTAGACACTGCTGCCCAGCACCAGGGCGGTGACTGCCCGGACTATGCCCGATGTTAGCAGCTTACAGCACCCTGTACTAAGACTCAATAGCTGAATCACAGCCTCCCATCATTATTATAGTGGGCACCATCAGTTTCTGTGCCCCTCCTATGCCATGATGGCCATAATCAATGTGACTAGAAGCCGCTACTAGAAGGACACAAGTGACATGCCCATAACACCGTGGCAATGAGAGGACATGTTCCCAGCCCATGAACAAGCTGATGTTACTGGATGTACACTAGTCATGATTGTGGGTGCTGCCCCCACTGCCAGGGCTGAGCTAAGATCAATGCCAGGCACTAGGTGTGGGCACCATTTATGCATCTATGGCAGAGATTTACTTTCATTCACCTCTACCTTTCTGCTAGAGAGAACTTTATTTTAACTTTCTCAATGCCCCTCGCACAATGCCACCCTGTACCACCAGCATGCTACCCTGAACCACAAGCATGCCACCCTGAACCACAAGCATGCCACCCTGTACCACCAGCTCGCCACCCTGTACCACCAGCATGCCACCCTTAGCCATTCAGTATCATAAGATCAGAACTGAAACTTCATGCAACTTCTCCAACCATGCCAGCATCATGCCACCCAGCCCCATTACCTGGCAGCCCAGTTCTCTCCACACATGAGATCTCTGAGTGAGTGACCATCCCCGGGCTGTGGATGTCAGATGGCAGCTGCCAGCCTCCGCTGCCCTGTGCTGGGCTGCTGTGTGATAGTGGAGGCTGAGTGATAGTGGAGGCTGTGTGAGTGGAGGCTGTTAGCGCCCCATGTGATGTGTAGCTATATAAAACTACAAGGTAAAATCCAGGGCAGGAACTTCAAGTGACCCCAACGTGAACTTCACACACAGCAAACTGCTTCTTAAAGAGACAGCGCGCTATTTCCTGCTGGTGTCATATGATGGAGAAGAGGAGACCCCCGGAGCCAGGACAAGGAGAACGATCCTAAAAAATCTCCCTTCATCACACAGTATCCATTCATCACAGGGAGAAATCCCATCCAACTCAATCCTTTAAAATCTGTAATCTCACAATCCATGCGATCCATCTGTACGATCCACTGTACAATCCTGTACATAGAGTCTCACCCATGCGATTTAAATTATTCTACCTTTATGTACTGAATCTGATGACAATAATTATATGAACATAATCTTGGGACAATTTAATCCATGCAATCTTTGTTAACGATCTATATTCAATCTGATCGTAATGATAATGTGACACAATTCCATTGACCTGACTTTGTGGATTTCTAGGAAAGTCGCTGACTATAGTCGGGACAATGACTGCGGGGGACATTAACCCTTGGGTTGCTGGAGGACAGATTATAGTGATGAATTTCGTTTGTAGATGACATGTACTAACGAATGTATGAATGACAGCAGGGAGTTAAAGGAAGGAGATCACATGCCAGTCATGCCATGTCCTGGTAGTGCCCTACAAGTCTTCATCATCACTACACACAACTCTGATGTCACAAGGAGGACACCAAAGTGGCAGACATCATAACAGACTAAGTGTCTGTAGACTGGTGGTACCTGAGGCAGGGGGTGGCACCTCCTAGCACCCTATCCTGGTCTTATGGGTGCACAGCTATGATGCCAGAGTTGCTATGACATGGCACTAGTAGGCACCGGGTGTACAGCTTACCTTGGGGGTCCTCTCTGAAACCCATTCCCCGCTGGAGATGTTCCCAGGAAGGTGTCGTCCTGGACAGTGGTGCCCGGTGCTGCTCCCCGCTCCTGCCCGGTGCCGCTGCTCCTCCTCTGCTCTCACACTGCCACCTGGTGCTCAGCCGCCGGCCGCTGCCTTATCATCACCACACAGCGCGGAGCCAGGCGGCCGGGGAGGACCGGGGGCTGCGGCCACTCCCCCTGCACTCACTCACCGCACACACACGGTCTACACCCGGGACCTCCATACAGACACAGGGTGTTCACCCGGGGACCTCCATACTCATACATACGGTGTACAACCGGGGAccgccacacacatacacacggtGTACACCCGGGACCTCCTTTCAGACACACAGGGTGTACAGCCGGGGAccgacacatacatacacacagggtatacagccgGGGACCGACACACGGGGTGTACATCGGGGGACCTCCATTCACATACACATGGTATACACCCGGGGACCGACACAGACACCCAGGGTGTACACCTGGGGACCTCCATTCACATACACTCGTTGTACACCCTGGACCTCCATacagacacagggtgtacacgcGGGGACCGTCAGAGACAGAGGGTGTACACCAGGGGGCCGCCACACAGAGACAGGGTGTACACCCGGGGACCGCCAAACAGAGACTCAGGGTGTACACCCGGGACCCCCATACACAGAGTGTACACCGGGacccccatacacatacacagggtGTACACCCGGGGACCGCCACACAGAGACACACGGTGTACACCCGGGACCTCCACACACAGGCACAGGGTGTACAACCAGAAccttcacacacatacacaggaggTACACCCCGGGAccgccacacacatacacagggtgtacacccgggacctccacacacaaaaaCAGGGTGTACAACCCCGGActtccacacacatacacagggtgtacacctgggacccatacacatacacagcaacaAAGAGTGTATAcccaggacctccacacacaggCACAGGGTGTACAACCAGAAccttcacacacatacacaggaggTACACCCCGGGAccgccacacacatacacagggtgtacacccgggacctccacacacatacacagggtgtacacccgggacctccacacacaaacaCAGGGTGTACAACCGGGAcctccacacacatacacagggtgtacacctgggacccacacacatacacagcaacaAAGAGTGTAATAcccaggacctccacacacagacacagggtgtacacccgggacccacacatacacagagacaCACGGTGTACACCAGGTGACCGCCACACATACACAAGGTGTACACCCGGGACCTccacacatacacagagacaCATGGTGTACACCCGGACTTCCACatagacacagggtgtacacctgggacccacacacatacacagggggTACACCCCGGgaccaccacacacatacacagggtgtacacccgggacctccacacacaaacaCAGGGTGTACAACCGGGAcctccacacacatacacagagacaCACGTGTACACTAGGAGACCGCCACACATACACAAGGTGTACACCCGGGACCTCCACACATACACAGCAACAAAGAGTGTATAcccaggacctccacacacagaAACAGGGTGTACACCCGGGACccacacatacacagagacaCACGTGTACACCAGGAGACCGCCACACATACACAAGGTGTACACCCGGGACCTCCACACAGACACAGAGACATacagacacagggtgtacactggGACATccacacatacacagagacacagggtgtacacccaGGACCCCCACacagacacagggtgtacacccgGGACCCGCACACATATATTGAGACAGGGTGTATAACTGGGACTTCCACACATACACAGAGATGCAGGGTGTACACCCggagacccccacacatacacagtgaCTCAGGGTGTGCACCTGGAGACACAAGTACACAGAGACGCAGGGTATACAACCCGGACCTTGACACagagacacagggtgtacacccggacccccacacatacagagAGACGCAGGGTGTACACCCAGGACTCCCACACATAAACGGAGACATACAGACCAGGGTGTACACCtggtacccccacacatacacagagaCGCAGGGTGTACACCCGGGACTCCCACACATACAAAGGGATGCAGGGTGTGCACTCAGGACCGCCACAGAGA includes:
- the HIC1 gene encoding hypermethylated in cancer 1 protein isoform X1: MMRRKGWEAPHLLPTPDSRVSVILHAASSHPGGQLNTMLDAMEVPSHARQLLLQLNSQRTKGFLCDVIIVVQNALFRAHKNILAASSVYLKSLVVHDNLINLDHEMVSPSIFRIILDFIYTGRLGDGEPTSEQLFGAVLAAASYLQIADLVSLCKKKLKRNGKYCNVRTSGFPGYGSLGRGLRATTPVIQSCFNSTPRPVDIPPGEPVNPINTHCGELYASVSQGNQLHQHGLCPPERHCSPMCGLDLTKKSPSRPSNQLHPDAPDSRDPPMSGRQDSSPVGASVLTTSNSYKDQSHGYPKLDNSSTPPASHPEPFRHSVSNAHLRTDTRDLMFDWMKPEPIGSYVDESDREKDLDREEKGESSPLSQQPRYPSMESNEPDDDKSTSEETGSSGDPSPSSNLERYHCNHLYDPESYGDNLYVCIPCGKGFPSSEQLNAHVEAHNEEELYHKDSMEPPVPFLDKTSQSLGDIIRPYRCSSCDKSYKDPATLRQHEKTHWLTRPYPCSICGKKFTQRGTMTRHMRSHLGLKPFACDACGMRFTRQYRLTEHMRIHSGEKPYECQVCGGKFAQQRNLISHMKMHTTGPDGKPKLDFPDSVYAMAKFTADHLGLKQEKAAEILSQTSHFLNDPKTIESLYPLAKFTAEQFGLTQEKAAEVLTQSQHLGSDSRIIERFSSP
- the HIC1 gene encoding hypermethylated in cancer 1 protein isoform X3, which translates into the protein MGFREDPQGGQLNTMLDAMEVPSHARQLLLQLNSQRTKGFLCDVIIVVQNALFRAHKNILAASSVYLKSLVVHDNLINLDHEMVSPSIFRIILDFIYTGRLGDGEPTSEQLFGAVLAAASYLQIADLVSLCKKKLKRNGKYCNVRTSGFPGYGSLGRGLRATTPVIQSCFNSTPRPVDIPPGEPVNPINTHCGELYASVSQGNQLHQHGLCPPERHCSPMCGLDLTKKSPSRPSNQLHPDAPDSRDPPMSGRQDSSPVGASVLTTSNSYKDQSHGYPKLDNSSTPPASHPEPFRHSVSNAHLRTDTRDLMFDWMKPEPIGSYVDESDREKDLDREEKGESSPLSQQPRYPSMESNEPDDDKSTSEETGSSGDPSPSSNLERYHCNHLYDPESYGDNLYVCIPCGKGFPSSEQLNAHVEAHNEEELYHKDSMEPPVPFLDKTSQSLGDIIRPYRCSSCDKSYKDPATLRQHEKTHWLTRPYPCSICGKKFTQRGTMTRHMRSHLGLKPFACDACGMRFTRQYRLTEHMRIHSGEKPYECQVCGGKFAQQRNLISHMKMHTTGPDGKPKLDFPDSVYAMAKFTADHLGLKQEKAAEILSQTSHFLNDPKTIESLYPLAKFTAEQFGLTQEKAAEVLTQSQHLGSDSRIIERFSSP
- the HIC1 gene encoding hypermethylated in cancer 1 protein isoform X2, producing MVTHSEISCVERTGLPGGQLNTMLDAMEVPSHARQLLLQLNSQRTKGFLCDVIIVVQNALFRAHKNILAASSVYLKSLVVHDNLINLDHEMVSPSIFRIILDFIYTGRLGDGEPTSEQLFGAVLAAASYLQIADLVSLCKKKLKRNGKYCNVRTSGFPGYGSLGRGLRATTPVIQSCFNSTPRPVDIPPGEPVNPINTHCGELYASVSQGNQLHQHGLCPPERHCSPMCGLDLTKKSPSRPSNQLHPDAPDSRDPPMSGRQDSSPVGASVLTTSNSYKDQSHGYPKLDNSSTPPASHPEPFRHSVSNAHLRTDTRDLMFDWMKPEPIGSYVDESDREKDLDREEKGESSPLSQQPRYPSMESNEPDDDKSTSEETGSSGDPSPSSNLERYHCNHLYDPESYGDNLYVCIPCGKGFPSSEQLNAHVEAHNEEELYHKDSMEPPVPFLDKTSQSLGDIIRPYRCSSCDKSYKDPATLRQHEKTHWLTRPYPCSICGKKFTQRGTMTRHMRSHLGLKPFACDACGMRFTRQYRLTEHMRIHSGEKPYECQVCGGKFAQQRNLISHMKMHTTGPDGKPKLDFPDSVYAMAKFTADHLGLKQEKAAEILSQTSHFLNDPKTIESLYPLAKFTAEQFGLTQEKAAEVLTQSQHLGSDSRIIERFSSP